In Pleurocapsa sp. PCC 7319, the following are encoded in one genomic region:
- a CDS encoding DUF742 domain-containing protein translates to MPTILGVPTVVVGINMREKSERDKRKRIVNLIQYKQMVTVGEVANLLNMPGKEARELLNQLHNEERIVMRNRDSDMAVVYTPIN, encoded by the coding sequence ATGCCAACAATTTTAGGAGTTCCCACTGTTGTTGTCGGAATTAATATGCGAGAAAAATCTGAACGAGATAAACGAAAAAGAATAGTTAATCTAATTCAGTACAAACAAATGGTTACGGTGGGTGAAGTAGCTAATCTGTTAAATATGCCTGGTAAAGAGGCTCGCGAATTGCTCAATCAATTGCACAACGAGGAAAGAATTGTTATGCGTAATCGAGATAGTGATATGGCTGTTGTTTATACTCCGATAAATTAA
- a CDS encoding GGDEF domain-containing protein, producing MSKIINNHNSRFRWTILRKIGGLSSILILIVWGIIIYSIIALKHIRDDLQEIAKLDVPLTDVYNKIESNQLELQIAMNELLWLNKNINNLSTKKNIEIKQKLKSTKGHIDKQINQGTGLLLSHREDHPEFKAKFQKINSALITVQKESHTLHSIILEITNAIDANNYPEADIIEEMIAKNAKFDSEVINLVKAVKEFTSRRLEVVEKHEHTFLMINIFLGIIALLLSIFLSLIINGNIQNNIFRLSQKMSEVRKAITEKNLFIPASNRTFSSDEIGDLELEIYKTIKIFSKEIHQRERLSHYLKKIATTDQLTGAFNRFKWEEMLRFEILRVDRNKYSLSVLVFDIDFFKKVNDTYGHDVGDFVLIEVVKIVKQQIRVTDSIYRLGGEEFAILAPYTSSEDALTLAERIRKSIESHIFEYVTQVTISIGVTQFKVTDNPKQFLKRADLALYKSKERGRNQVNILFDS from the coding sequence ATGAGCAAAATTATTAATAATCACAACTCAAGATTTCGCTGGACAATTTTGAGAAAAATTGGTGGTTTATCTAGTATTCTAATATTAATTGTTTGGGGCATAATTATTTATTCAATTATTGCTCTAAAACATATAAGAGATGATTTACAAGAAATTGCCAAACTAGATGTACCACTTACCGATGTATACAACAAAATAGAATCTAATCAACTAGAATTGCAGATTGCAATGAATGAACTATTATGGCTAAATAAAAATATTAATAATCTTTCTACTAAAAAAAATATCGAAATCAAACAAAAGTTAAAATCAACTAAAGGACATATAGACAAACAAATAAATCAAGGGACAGGACTATTATTAAGTCACCGAGAAGACCATCCAGAATTCAAAGCTAAATTTCAAAAAATCAACAGTGCTTTAATAACAGTACAAAAAGAGAGTCATACTTTGCATTCTATTATATTAGAAATAACGAATGCTATCGATGCTAATAATTATCCTGAGGCTGATATTATTGAAGAGATGATCGCAAAAAATGCCAAATTTGATAGTGAAGTAATCAATTTAGTCAAAGCGGTCAAAGAATTCACCTCCAGAAGATTGGAAGTCGTAGAAAAACACGAGCATACTTTTTTGATGATCAATATTTTCTTAGGGATTATTGCTTTACTTTTGAGTATATTCTTGAGCTTGATTATTAATGGTAATATTCAGAATAATATTTTTCGCCTTTCCCAAAAAATGTCAGAGGTTAGAAAAGCTATCACTGAAAAAAATCTTTTTATTCCTGCTTCAAACAGAACCTTTTCATCAGATGAAATAGGAGATTTGGAATTAGAAATATATAAGACAATAAAAATATTTTCCAAAGAAATCCATCAACGTGAACGTCTTTCTCATTATCTCAAAAAAATCGCTACAACAGACCAATTAACTGGAGCATTTAATCGCTTTAAATGGGAAGAAATGCTGCGGTTTGAAATACTTAGAGTTGATAGAAATAAATATAGTTTATCAGTTTTAGTTTTTGATATTGATTTTTTTAAAAAAGTTAATGATACCTATGGTCATGATGTGGGAGATTTCGTATTAATTGAAGTTGTAAAAATAGTCAAACAACAAATTAGAGTTACTGATTCGATATATCGTCTAGGTGGAGAAGAATTTGCGATCCTTGCTCCCTATACGAGTAGTGAGGACGCTTTGACCTTAGCTGAAAGAATTAGAAAGTCTATTGAAAGTCATATTTTTGAGTATGTGACTCAAGTTACAATCAGCATAGGAGTAACTCAATTTAAAGTAACTGATAACCCCAAACAATTCCTTAAAAGAGCAGATTTAGCCCTATATAAATCCAAAGAACGAGGTAGAAATCAGGTTAATATTCTTTTTGATAGCTAA
- the ftsH3 gene encoding ATP-dependent zinc metalloprotease FtsH3, translating to MSKDNNKKWRNAGLYVLLAIVVVALGTAFLDKQPQARQTWAYSKLIDEVQSNKIETVKISADRTKAQVIDREGTPILVNLPNDPQLIDILSDNGVDIAILPQNDEGFWFRALSSLLFPILLLVGLFFLLRRAQSGPGSQAMNFGKSKARVQMEPKTQVTFGDVAGIEQAKLELTEVVDFLKNADRFTAIGAKIPKGVLLVGPPGTGKTLLARAVAGEAGVPFFSISGSEFVEMFVGVGASRVRDLFEQAKANAPCIVFIDEIDAVGRQRGAGLGGGNDEREQTLNQLLTEMDGFEGNTGIIMIAATNRPDVLDSALMRPGRFDRQVVVDRPDYAGRQEILNVHARGKTLSKDVDLNKVARRTPGFTGADLANLLNEAAILAARRSLTEISMDEVNDAIDRVMAGPEKKNRVMSEKRKELVAYHEAGHALVGALMPDYDPVQKISIIPRGRAGGLTWFTPSEDRMESGLYSRSYLQNQMAVALGGRLAEEIIYGEEEVTTGASNDLQQVTRVARQMVTRFGMSDRLGPVALGRQNGNVFMGRDIASDRDFSNETAAAIDEEVRNYVDQAYSRAKKVLLDNRNILDRLAEMLIEKETVEADELQDILANNDVKMATLA from the coding sequence GTGAGTAAAGATAATAACAAAAAATGGCGCAACGCTGGGCTATATGTCTTGTTGGCCATAGTGGTAGTTGCTTTAGGTACTGCCTTTTTAGATAAACAACCTCAAGCGCGTCAAACTTGGGCATATAGCAAGTTGATCGACGAAGTTCAGAGTAATAAAATAGAAACTGTCAAAATTAGTGCCGATCGCACTAAAGCGCAGGTCATCGACCGTGAAGGTACACCTATTTTAGTTAATCTCCCTAATGACCCGCAGTTGATTGATATCCTGAGCGATAATGGTGTCGATATTGCCATTTTGCCTCAGAATGATGAAGGTTTCTGGTTTAGAGCCTTGAGTAGCCTTTTATTCCCAATTTTGCTGTTAGTTGGATTGTTCTTTCTTCTCAGAAGAGCACAAAGTGGTCCTGGTTCCCAAGCCATGAACTTTGGTAAATCTAAGGCCAGAGTCCAAATGGAGCCGAAAACTCAAGTAACCTTTGGCGATGTCGCTGGTATTGAACAAGCCAAGCTTGAACTTACTGAGGTGGTAGACTTCCTCAAAAACGCCGATCGCTTTACAGCAATTGGGGCTAAAATTCCTAAAGGCGTTCTACTTGTTGGTCCTCCTGGGACAGGAAAAACTCTCTTAGCCAGAGCTGTTGCTGGTGAGGCTGGAGTACCTTTCTTTAGCATTTCAGGTTCAGAATTTGTTGAAATGTTTGTTGGTGTGGGTGCTTCCCGTGTCCGAGACTTGTTTGAACAAGCTAAGGCAAATGCACCTTGTATTGTCTTCATTGATGAGATTGATGCCGTAGGTCGTCAACGTGGCGCTGGTTTAGGCGGTGGTAACGATGAGCGAGAACAAACTCTTAACCAGCTACTTACTGAAATGGATGGTTTTGAGGGGAATACGGGGATCATCATGATTGCTGCCACTAACCGTCCCGACGTTTTAGACTCAGCCTTAATGCGTCCCGGTCGTTTTGATCGTCAAGTAGTCGTTGATCGTCCTGACTATGCAGGTCGCCAGGAAATTCTCAATGTACATGCTAGAGGTAAGACTCTTTCCAAAGATGTAGATCTAAATAAAGTTGCTCGTCGTACTCCCGGGTTTACTGGTGCCGACTTAGCTAACTTGCTTAACGAAGCCGCGATTTTGGCTGCTCGTCGCAGTTTAACTGAAATCTCAATGGATGAAGTTAATGACGCGATTGATCGCGTGATGGCTGGACCAGAGAAGAAAAACCGTGTCATGAGCGAAAAACGCAAAGAGCTTGTTGCTTATCATGAAGCGGGTCACGCTCTAGTTGGAGCATTAATGCCAGACTATGACCCTGTACAAAAAATTAGTATTATTCCTCGTGGACGTGCTGGTGGTTTAACTTGGTTTACCCCAAGCGAAGATCGTATGGAGTCTGGTTTATATTCTCGTTCTTATCTACAAAACCAAATGGCAGTCGCTTTAGGTGGTCGTTTGGCAGAAGAAATTATCTATGGTGAAGAAGAAGTGACTACTGGGGCTTCCAACGACCTGCAACAGGTTACTAGAGTAGCTCGTCAGATGGTAACTCGCTTTGGCATGAGCGATCGCTTGGGTCCCGTAGCTTTAGGCCGTCAAAATGGAAATGTCTTTATGGGTCGTGATATCGCTTCTGATCGGGATTTTTCTAACGAAACCGCAGCAGCGATCGATGAAGAAGTTCGTAACTATGTAGATCAAGCCTACAGTCGTGCTAAGAAAGTCTTACTAGACAATCGTAATATTCTTGACCGTTTAGCAGAAATGTTAATCGAAAAAGAAACTGTTGAAGCCGATGAATTACAAGATATTTTGGCTAATAACGATGTGAAAATGGCAACTTTGGCCTAG
- a CDS encoding NAD(P)/FAD-dependent oxidoreductase: MSSSNPQIINSDCIVIGGNITGLIIATILQRRGIKVTLLDQCRDIGGRLATRRISQEKSIEGVFDSGIQYLSVKNPQFQVWVDDWLKHKVIKEWCQGFGEVDGKPRYCGINGMSEIAKYLAKNLDVHTSTKIIEFSYEKKWLIGTQSERQYQGDMLAMTSPIPESLSLLDASFIPLPLEIRFSLEQIEYDSCIVVLALLEKPSNIPAPGGISLEDDSLVWLADNHQKGISPDGYAITLLATPKFSDYYWDSDDVEIVYKLVTAAADYLDSPVIKYQVHRWRYSSPKTFYNESCLGLLELPLVMAGDAFVDPTLEGSVMSGMAAGELICQRFRVY; the protein is encoded by the coding sequence ATGTCTAGTAGCAATCCACAAATCATAAATTCTGACTGCATTGTTATCGGTGGTAATATTACAGGATTAATTATCGCTACTATTTTGCAGCGTAGGGGAATTAAGGTAACACTATTAGATCAGTGTAGAGACATCGGTGGACGTTTAGCTACTCGTCGCATTAGCCAGGAAAAGTCGATTGAAGGGGTATTTGATTCTGGCATTCAATATCTCAGTGTCAAAAATCCTCAATTTCAGGTTTGGGTAGATGATTGGCTAAAGCATAAGGTGATTAAAGAATGGTGTCAGGGTTTTGGAGAAGTAGATGGAAAACCTCGCTACTGTGGTATCAATGGTATGAGTGAAATTGCCAAGTATTTGGCGAAAAATTTGGATGTTCATACCAGCACTAAAATCATTGAGTTTAGCTACGAAAAGAAATGGCTGATAGGAACCCAGAGCGAGCGACAATATCAAGGAGATATGCTAGCGATGACTTCTCCCATACCCGAATCTCTGTCTTTACTAGATGCTTCTTTTATACCTCTACCTTTGGAGATTAGATTCTCTTTAGAACAAATTGAATACGATAGCTGCATTGTTGTTTTAGCTCTGTTAGAAAAACCTAGTAATATTCCTGCGCCAGGAGGGATAAGTTTAGAAGATGATTCTTTAGTTTGGTTGGCGGATAATCATCAAAAAGGAATTTCTCCTGACGGTTATGCGATAACTCTTCTTGCCACTCCTAAGTTTAGTGATTACTATTGGGATAGTGATGATGTCGAAATTGTCTATAAATTAGTTACCGCAGCAGCCGATTACTTAGATTCCCCCGTAATTAAATATCAGGTGCATCGCTGGCGTTATAGCTCGCCTAAGACTTTTTATAATGAATCTTGTTTGGGGTTATTAGAATTGCCTTTGGTAATGGCAGGAGATGCCTTTGTTGACCCCACATTAGAAGGATCAGTAATGTCAGGCATGGCTGCTGGAGAATTAATCTGTCAAAGGTTTAGAGTTTATTGA
- the leuC gene encoding 3-isopropylmalate dehydratase large subunit, whose protein sequence is MSQGTLFDKVWDLHTVGTLPSGQTQLFIGLHLIHEVTSPQAFAMLRSRNLQVLFPERTVATVDHIVPTENQARPFVDVLAEEMMQALEQNTKDYGIRFYNVGSGKQGIVHVIAPEQGLTQPGMTVACGDSHTSTHGAFGAIAFGVGTSQVRDVLASQTLALTKLKVRKIEINGQLSHGVFAKDVILHIIRQLGVKGGVGYAYEFAGTTFEAMSMEERMTVCNMSIEGGARCGYINPDETTFSYLKDRDFAPQGEAWNQAVKWWQSIRSDDNAVYDDVVRFDAAEIEPTVTWGITPGQGLGISDPIPLADDLPQDERAIAKEAYRYMKLTPGKPIKGTKIDVCFIGSCTNGRISDLREAAKVAQGNHVASGVKAFVVPGSERVKQEAEAEGLNKIFEQAGFEWREPGCSMCLAMNPDKLEGDQISASSSNRNFKGRQGSSTGRTLLMSPAMVVAAAIKGKVADVREI, encoded by the coding sequence ATGAGTCAGGGAACATTGTTTGATAAAGTTTGGGATTTACATACCGTGGGCACATTACCCTCCGGTCAAACTCAACTATTTATTGGTCTACATTTAATTCATGAAGTAACCAGTCCTCAGGCTTTTGCCATGCTGCGATCAAGGAATCTTCAAGTCTTATTTCCCGAGAGAACAGTGGCTACAGTCGATCACATTGTTCCCACTGAAAATCAAGCTCGCCCTTTTGTGGATGTCTTAGCAGAAGAAATGATGCAAGCTTTGGAACAAAATACCAAAGATTATGGCATTAGGTTTTATAATGTTGGCTCTGGTAAACAAGGCATAGTGCATGTTATAGCTCCTGAGCAGGGTTTAACTCAACCTGGGATGACTGTTGCCTGCGGTGATTCCCACACCTCGACTCATGGTGCATTTGGGGCGATCGCTTTTGGAGTTGGCACTTCTCAAGTTAGGGATGTTCTTGCTTCCCAAACCCTTGCTCTGACTAAACTTAAAGTCCGCAAAATTGAAATTAATGGTCAACTATCTCACGGTGTTTTTGCTAAAGATGTAATTCTTCATATTATTCGTCAGCTTGGTGTCAAAGGTGGGGTGGGTTATGCCTACGAATTTGCTGGTACTACCTTTGAGGCTATGAGCATGGAAGAACGAATGACCGTTTGCAATATGTCAATAGAAGGTGGAGCGCGCTGTGGTTATATCAACCCCGATGAAACTACATTTTCTTACCTCAAAGATCGAGATTTTGCACCCCAAGGAGAAGCTTGGAACCAAGCAGTTAAGTGGTGGCAAAGTATACGTAGTGATGATAATGCTGTATATGATGATGTGGTAAGGTTTGATGCTGCTGAAATCGAACCTACAGTAACTTGGGGGATTACTCCAGGACAGGGATTGGGGATTAGCGATCCAATTCCTCTTGCTGATGACTTACCTCAAGACGAGCGCGCGATCGCCAAAGAAGCCTATCGCTACATGAAACTAACTCCCGGCAAGCCCATTAAAGGAACGAAAATAGATGTCTGTTTTATTGGTAGCTGTACCAATGGTAGGATCAGTGACCTGCGTGAAGCAGCCAAGGTAGCTCAGGGAAATCATGTAGCATCGGGAGTTAAAGCTTTTGTGGTTCCGGGTTCAGAAAGAGTCAAGCAAGAAGCCGAAGCCGAAGGCTTAAATAAAATCTTTGAACAAGCTGGATTTGAATGGCGTGAACCAGGCTGTTCCATGTGTCTGGCAATGAATCCTGATAAGCTCGAAGGAGATCAGATTAGTGCTTCCTCTTCTAACCGTAATTTCAAAGGTCGCCAGGGTTCATCCACTGGTAGAACTCTCTTGATGAGTCCTGCAATGGTAGTAGCCGCAGCAATTAAAGGTAAAGTTGCTGATGTACGGGAAATATAA
- a CDS encoding 2-amino-4-hydroxy-6-hydroxymethyldihydropteridine diphosphokinase: protein MVECAIILGSNQGNSLDILQKSLTTLEQIPSITLKTISSCYQTKPVSAVEPQSDYLNG, encoded by the coding sequence ATGGTAGAGTGCGCGATCATTTTAGGCAGCAATCAGGGTAACTCTTTAGATATCCTGCAAAAATCTCTCACAACACTAGAGCAAATTCCAAGTATCACCCTTAAAACTATTTCCAGTTGCTATCAAACTAAACCAGTTAGCGCAGTCGAACCTCAATCAGATTATCTTAATGGCTGA
- a CDS encoding DEP domain-containing protein has protein sequence MSYQDEKVPSMLLYACYQIPFEQADTLIDNWLRENPQKSSLNLYNLISKGKIIVKNGFLYEIPPLSLKEAQSLALELQADNGVEIKNRWYNLKLYRQCFIGSELVDWLTKTKGITTEEAIALGQNLFEYQLIKHVHEDHDFKNEFLFYRFC, from the coding sequence ATGTCCTATCAAGATGAAAAAGTTCCTAGTATGCTGCTTTATGCCTGTTATCAAATACCTTTTGAGCAAGCAGATACTTTAATTGACAATTGGTTGAGAGAAAATCCCCAAAAGTCGAGCTTAAACCTATACAATTTGATTAGTAAGGGAAAAATTATAGTTAAAAATGGATTTCTTTACGAAATCCCTCCATTATCTTTAAAAGAAGCTCAATCACTAGCTCTTGAACTACAGGCAGATAATGGAGTGGAAATTAAAAATCGTTGGTATAATCTGAAACTTTATCGACAATGCTTTATTGGTTCGGAATTGGTAGATTGGCTTACAAAAACTAAAGGGATTACCACCGAAGAAGCGATCGCTTTAGGTCAAAATTTATTTGAATATCAGTTAATTAAACACGTTCATGAAGATCATGACTTCAAAAATGAGTTTTTATTCTATCGTTTTTGCTAG
- the mutS gene encoding DNA mismatch repair protein MutS, with translation MSSEKHSKSEKTIVTDYRTIDRAKLSPMYHHYVEVKEQYPNALLLYRVGDFFECFFQDAVTISRELELVQTSKEGGKEIGRIAMTGVPHHALERYSTMLVEKGFAVAICDQVEDAKIATAERRMVRREIQKLLTPGTLTDDGMLQARCNNFLAAIVVAGEHWGLAYADISTGEFFTTQSNDLNSLTMELLRLQPSEILIPANAPDVNGLLRPGEKSEYLADHLPDNFCYSLRAQQPFTLVEASQRLKDTFQVSSLEGMGCAQIPLGVRAAGGLLEYVEDTQKAYQVSLQPLRTYSLADYLVLDHQTRRNLEITQTIRDGTFHGSLLWALDRTSTAMGGRALRRWMLQPLIDIKGIAARQDTIQELVANTSLRQDLRSMLRKIYDIERLSGRVSSGTANARDLLALSESLVKLSDLSAIASYGSAPYLKALHHVPPELEQLGLYVVERLVESPPQQLKEGGIIKDGVDSRLDEIRQRLEDDKKWLTNLEVTERERIGIANIKVGYNKTFGYYISMPRSKAAQAPDNYQRKQTLTNEERYITSELKERETRILTAKDDLNNLEYDIFTELRATVAEKAREIRSISKAVAAIDVLAGLAEVAVYQNYCCPTMVKGREINIIEGRHPVVEQSLGEGFFVPNSAQMGAGDPLEKGEVNPDLIILTGPNASGKSCYLRQVGLIQLIAQIGSFIPATEAKLAVCDRIFTRVGAVDDLATGQSTFMVEMNETANILNHATPKSLILLDEIGRGTATFDGLSIAWAVAEYLATEIQARTIFATHYHELNELASILTNVANYQVTVKEMSDKIIFLHQVSPGGADKSYGIEAGRLAGLPSSVISRAKQVMGQIEKHSKIALGLRQGIKQVQPKKVQQAPGQAIEQLDIFED, from the coding sequence ATGTCCTCTGAGAAGCATAGTAAATCCGAAAAAACTATCGTTACCGATTACCGCACAATAGATAGAGCTAAGCTTTCGCCCATGTATCATCACTACGTTGAGGTGAAAGAACAATACCCCAATGCACTATTGCTCTATCGAGTGGGAGACTTTTTTGAATGTTTTTTTCAGGATGCTGTTACTATTTCCCGGGAGCTTGAATTAGTTCAAACCAGTAAGGAAGGGGGAAAAGAAATTGGGCGTATTGCCATGACAGGAGTTCCCCACCATGCTTTAGAACGTTACAGCACAATGCTGGTGGAAAAAGGTTTTGCAGTGGCAATTTGCGATCAGGTGGAAGATGCCAAGATTGCTACGGCAGAAAGGCGAATGGTACGCAGGGAAATTCAAAAGTTACTTACCCCCGGTACTTTAACTGACGACGGGATGTTGCAAGCCCGTTGTAATAATTTTCTGGCTGCCATTGTAGTTGCTGGAGAGCATTGGGGTTTAGCCTATGCAGATATTTCGACGGGGGAATTTTTCACCACCCAGTCAAATGACTTAAATTCCCTAACCATGGAATTGCTGCGTTTACAGCCTTCCGAAATACTAATTCCCGCTAATGCTCCTGACGTTAATGGTTTACTGCGTCCGGGGGAGAAGTCTGAGTATTTAGCCGATCATCTACCCGATAATTTTTGTTATTCTTTGCGAGCGCAACAGCCATTTACTTTAGTCGAAGCTAGCCAAAGACTCAAAGATACCTTTCAGGTTAGTTCTCTCGAAGGAATGGGTTGTGCTCAAATACCTTTAGGGGTAAGAGCTGCGGGAGGTTTATTAGAATACGTCGAGGATACGCAAAAAGCCTATCAAGTATCATTACAGCCTCTACGCACCTATAGTTTGGCAGACTATTTGGTTCTCGATCATCAGACTCGTCGCAACTTGGAGATTACCCAGACGATTCGAGATGGTACTTTTCATGGTTCTTTATTGTGGGCATTGGATCGTACTAGTACGGCGATGGGAGGAAGAGCGTTACGGCGTTGGATGTTGCAACCATTAATTGATATTAAAGGAATTGCTGCTCGTCAAGACACAATTCAAGAACTGGTAGCTAACACCTCTCTGCGTCAAGATTTACGCTCTATGTTGCGTAAAATATATGACATCGAAAGATTATCGGGCAGAGTGAGTTCAGGGACAGCTAATGCGCGGGATTTATTAGCTTTATCTGAGTCCCTGGTAAAATTAAGCGATTTATCAGCGATCGCCTCTTATGGTTCTGCTCCTTATCTCAAAGCGTTACATCATGTTCCCCCAGAGTTAGAACAGTTAGGATTATACGTTGTAGAACGCCTAGTAGAATCTCCACCTCAGCAGCTTAAAGAAGGGGGGATAATTAAAGATGGAGTTGATTCCCGATTAGATGAAATTCGTCAGCGGCTAGAAGACGATAAAAAATGGCTCACTAACCTGGAAGTAACTGAAAGAGAAAGAATCGGCATCGCTAACATCAAAGTAGGCTATAACAAAACCTTTGGTTATTACATTAGTATGCCCCGCTCCAAAGCCGCTCAGGCTCCTGATAACTATCAGCGCAAACAAACTTTGACCAACGAAGAAAGATATATCACCTCAGAATTAAAAGAACGGGAGACGAGAATTTTAACTGCTAAGGATGACCTCAATAACCTCGAATACGATATTTTTACGGAATTAAGAGCCACAGTAGCGGAAAAAGCCCGAGAAATCCGTAGTATTTCTAAAGCCGTTGCGGCGATCGATGTTTTGGCGGGTTTGGCGGAAGTTGCTGTCTATCAGAATTATTGCTGTCCGACCATGGTTAAGGGACGAGAAATTAATATTATTGAAGGTAGACATCCTGTTGTCGAGCAATCCTTGGGAGAAGGCTTTTTTGTCCCTAATTCGGCTCAAATGGGTGCTGGAGATCCTTTAGAAAAGGGTGAGGTAAATCCAGATTTAATTATTTTGACCGGACCCAATGCCAGTGGCAAAAGTTGTTATTTACGGCAAGTCGGTTTGATTCAATTAATTGCCCAAATCGGCAGTTTTATCCCGGCTACGGAAGCTAAATTAGCGGTCTGCGATCGCATTTTTACCCGAGTTGGTGCGGTAGATGACTTAGCCACGGGACAATCTACTTTTATGGTGGAAATGAACGAAACCGCTAATATCCTGAATCATGCAACCCCTAAATCCTTAATTCTCTTAGACGAAATAGGCAGAGGTACAGCCACTTTTGATGGACTCTCCATTGCTTGGGCAGTAGCAGAATACTTAGCAACCGAAATACAAGCCAGAACTATCTTTGCCACCCACTATCACGAGTTAAATGAGCTGGCTTCGATTTTGACCAATGTGGCTAATTATCAAGTAACGGTCAAAGAAATGTCTGACAAAATTATCTTTCTCCACCAAGTTAGTCCTGGAGGAGCCGATAAATCCTATGGTATTGAGGCGGGAAGACTAGCGGGTTTACCCTCCTCCGTTATTTCCAGAGCCAAACAGGTCATGGGACAAATTGAAAAACACAGTAAAATTGCCTTGGGCTTACGGCAAGGAATTAAACAAGTCCAGCCCAAGAAAGTTCAACAAGCTCCAGGACAGGCGATCGAACAATTAGATATTTTTGAAGATTAA